One Anas platyrhynchos isolate ZD024472 breed Pekin duck chromosome 2, IASCAAS_PekinDuck_T2T, whole genome shotgun sequence DNA segment encodes these proteins:
- the NAPRT gene encoding nicotinate phosphoribosyltransferase has translation MALLTDLYQLTMAYGYWRAGRHRVPAAAELFFRREPFHGAFALSAGLAEGLRFLRAFRFSAADIAYLRSVLPSTTEDAFFDYLCTVDASEVTLSSVPEGSVVFSRVPLLQVKGPLLVVQLLETTLLCLVNYASLVATNAARFRLLAGPEVKLMEIGLRRAQGPDGGLSASKYSYIGGFDFTSNVLAGKLYGIPVRGTIAHSFIMSFTALEEVQPKVLAPLAGGEPVDLVVLAESWLRRVCELLQSPPEKANRGELAAFVSYAITFPHHFQGLLDTYCVMRSGLPNFCAVALALHQLGYRAIGVRLDSGDLGQQSKEIRRVLRACGTAFQVPWFGSIPIAVSNDISERSLESFIREGSEIDVIGVGTNLVTCPLQPSLGCVYKLVEVNGSPCLKLTEEEEKMTIPGIKAVYRLYDDAGHPIMDLMALEDEPAPKAGQELVAHVLGRRGKATKVWPNTVEPLHRTYFRDGQVCEVLPSLPEVRNHAQTSLNQLNPAHRRLREPQPYPVAVTEKLHLLLAELRQAKQ, from the exons ATGGCGTTGCTGACGGACCTCTACCAGCTCACCATGGCCTACGGCTACTGGCGGGCCGGTCGCCACCGCgtccccgccgccgccgagcTCTTTTTTCGCCGCGAACCCTTCCATGGGGCCTTCGCCCTGAGCGCGGGCCTGGCCGAGGGGCTCCGCTTCCTCCGCGCCTTTCGCTTCTCCGCCGCCG ACATCGCCTACCTGCGCTCGGTCCTGCCTAGCACGACGGAGGACGCCTTCTTCGATTACCTCTGCACCGTGGACGCCTCGGAGGTCACCCTCTCTTCCGTGCCAGAAGGCTCCGTCGTCTTCTCCAGG GTCCCGCTCCTGCAGGTGAAGGGGCCGCTGCTGGtggtgcagctgctggagaCCACGCTGCTGTGCCTGGTCAACTACGCCAG CCTGGTGGCCACCAACGCCGCCCGCTTCCGCCTCCTCGCCGGCCCCGAGGTGAAGCTGATGGAGATCGGGCTCCGTCGTGCCCAGGGGCCGGACGGCGGCCTGTCCGCCTCCAAATACTCCTACATCGGGG GCTTCGACTTCACCAGCAACGTCCTGGCGGGGAAGCTCTACGGCATCCCGGTGCGCGGCACCATCGCCCACTCCTTCATCATGTCCTTCACGGCGCTGGAGGAGGTGCAGCCCAAG GTCCTGGCACCGCTGGCGGGCGGGGAGCCGGTGGATCTGGTGGTCCTGGCCGAGTCGTGGTTGCGGCGGGTGTGcgagctgctgcagagccccccCGAGAAGGCCAACCGGGGCGAGCTGGCCGCCTTCGTGTCCTACGCCATCACCTTCCCGCACCACTTCCAGGGGCTGCTGGACACCTACTGCGTCATGAG GAGCGGCTTGCCCAATTTCTGCGCCGTGGCGCTGGCCCTGCACCAGCTGGGCTACCGCGCCATCGGGGTGCGCCTGGACAGCGGGGACCTGGGCCAGCAGTCCAAGGAGATCCGGCGGGTGCTCCGAGCCTGCGGCACCGC cttCCAGGTGCCCTGGTTTGGGAGCATCCCCATCGCTGTGAGCAACGACATCAGCGAACGGAGCCTGGAGAGCTTCATCCGGGAG GGGAGCGAGATCGACGTGATCGGTGTGGGGACGAACCTGGTGACGTGTCCCCTGCAGCCATCGCTGGGCTGCGTCTACAAG CTGGTGGAGGTCAACGGCTCGCCTTGCCTGAAGCtgacggaggaggaggagaagatgaCGATCCCCGGGATTAAAGCAGTTTATCGGCTCTACGACGATGCTG GTCACCCCATCATGGACCTCATGGCCCTGGAGGATGAGCCTGCACCcaaagcagggcaggagctggtggCCCATGtcctggggaggagaggaaaagccACCAAGGTCTGGCCGAACACCGTGGAGCCCTTGCATCGCACCTACTTCAGAGACGGCCAG GTGTGTGAGGTCCTGCCCAGCCTGCCGGAGGTGCGGAACCACGCGCAGACATCCCTCAACCAGCTCAACCCCGCTCACCGCCGGCTCCGCGAGCCGCAGCCCTACCCG GTGGCCGTGACGGAGAAGCTGCACCTCCTCCTCGCAGAGCTGCGGCAGGCCAAGCAGTGA